The following proteins come from a genomic window of Aphelocoma coerulescens isolate FSJ_1873_10779 chromosome 18, UR_Acoe_1.0, whole genome shotgun sequence:
- the BPTF gene encoding nucleosome-remodeling factor subunit BPTF isoform X10, protein MTWPEVLRVYCESDKEYHHVLPYQETEDYPYGPVESKIKVLQFLVDQFLTTNIAREELMSEGVIQYDDHCRVCHKLGDLLCCETCSAVYHLECVKPPLEEVPEDEWQCEVCVAHKVPGVTDCVAEIQKNKPYIRHEPIGYDRHRRKYWFLNRRIIIEEDSESEKDKKIWYYSTKIQLAELIECLDKDYWEADLCKTLDEMREEVHRHMDVTEDLTNKARGNNKSFLSAANDEILDIIRARKGEIAEDKNTGDEEAEKPKSDVDNDQTDAERDKEESGDQDKIEETPNEQDMEKEKTEGENSCSEGKDAVGCQSETLDSNNVAEKKVASELPLELSEETGQMIPSSRFAAPSQPDVENSSGSELGSGQNDSSKTLDAENAERGSQASEDIGEKSNGDRSDSPGAGKGTPGSTRMLTRLRNPDSKLSQMKSQQVAAAANEANKLYKETREVLVVNSQGEVSRVNTKKDVMTKGNINNYFKLGQEGKYRVYHNQYATNSFALNKHQHREDHDKRRHLSHKFCLTPAGEFKWNGSVHGSKVLTISTLRLTIIQLENNIPASFLHPNWASHRSNWIKAVQMCSKPREFALALAILECAIKPVVMLPIWRESLGHTRLRRMTAIEREEKEKVKKKERKQEEEETMQQATWVKYTFPVKHQVWKQKGEEYRVTGYGGWSWISKTYVHRFMPKLPGNTNANYRKLLSTKSEDEKCNLDKRKGPTKIKTEKDRAKDSWDLQAKDKADVSETLEKVQVKEEKLHEEKVEVDTISENLDHAKDTVEKDIDGENDKVIKEEPMDVDDVKIESSIKDEESHCKRDIINVSEGFHLRTCYKRKVKSSKLDGLLERRIKQFTLEEKQRLEKIKLEAGAKTGGIRSVSPQKNADELQMRKGKEGSQFDSSSQDQSYISDKTQANDAEQDCLPISSISCTKTGDEDEPSLPLSNRLSKGEGQLLDEDSPQSSEGDSSIQNDGKENNPEPLAADKCQGQEALGESESSLVDGLKQTSAEGRIKWDVSETNEKPLKQKLPISRVSQRELENLGPVVPESSCRRDAVATLEKPDSEGNSEQQSKDPENNYLIKSHMETMSSQESEMEEEIASVKTESKSEKMVFHQKSANKDLESFKTGLISERNRESQTLAHMDGEHVNEDLLSSKLTEANGQKKRQELKVETGTMNKYLDQTNVNTVTDKKNNEETETDLEKEKSSFQMNGKDSDIKALSNDDCLVKNTCEARAGGDIEPKVNNINKSIPEHEIKPLTFKESSVKPFMNGDIMGGEDTKDKNNVDLKSHLRSSLESESGESLQPPDEVLKYVQKTEENQLSPERSASVGSASPPTQPVCKENNLNRETESMETEAVEEKKVAPSPVISCEESSLRSHFADQNGVQTYKMENINGESKIKTVITEVTTTTSTVSTESKMVFKVAETGAASDEKTTVVSSTENCATTTVTTTTTVTKLTTPSADSNSDFISVQEHSKTVVTTTVTDSLTTPEGTLVTSMTVSKEYSTKDKVKLMKFARPKKTRSGTALPSYRKFVTKSSKKSIFVLPNDDLKKLARRGGIREVPYFNYNAKPALDIWPYPSPRPTFGITWRYRLQTVKSLAGVSLMLRLLWACLKWDDMAAKAPPGGGTTRTETTETEITTTEIIKRRDVGPYGIRSEYCIRKIICPIGVPEAPKETPTPQRKGLRSSALRPKRPETPKQTGPVIMETWVAEEELELWEIRAFAERVEKEKAQAVEQQAKVSEQKKAEEFKAQLEAQLKHQRLAAQQKRLEQQKQIPAGGVVPAATTASSPATTVSTPQKVMVGSLTGPVPTGTKVVLTTKVGSPATVTFQQNKNFHQTFATWVKQGQSSTATSTAATSATTIASTGQTFQLSGSPVTMAGKVITKLPLPANSKIVAVNVPSTQGGVVQVQQKVLGIIPSTTGASQTFTSFQPRTATVTIRPNTTGTLGTTSTSQVVQGTPLRPGMTVIRTPLQQSTLGKTIIRTPVVVQQGILPASQTQQVVTQIIRGQPVSTAVSSTSTASSSTGQKTITSSGTAPQQVQPQTPAPPPRPQQGQVKLTMAQLTQLTQGQGGSQGLTVVIQGQGQTTGQLQLIPQGVTVIPGPGQQLMQAAMPNGTIQRFLFTPLPAAATTASTTTTTVSTSTSAAGEPKPALQAPPAPAVPTGQGQPQGQPSLAPAQPAGTQPQGAQPEAPSQPEVPGDSAAPAEAQPSKSPAQSPAQARGLSPAPGLMQPPPAGLPPGQSPAQAQHPAQVVVKQNAVIENLKQKKTLTPAEREENQRMIVCNQVMKYILDKIDKEEKQAAKKRKREESVEQKRSKQNATKLSALLFKHKEQLKAEILKKRALLDKDLQIEVQEELKKDLTKIKKEKERAQAAAAAAAAMAAAAPPPVPPAPPQPPAASVTSSSSTTVPMPVSSQKRKREEEKDSSASKSKKKKMISTTSKETKKDTKLYCICKTPYDESKFYIGCDLCTNWYHGECVGITEKEAKKMDVYICNECKRAQEGSSEELYCICRTPYDESQFYIGCDRCQNWYHGRCVGILQSEADLIDEYVCPQCQSTEDAMTVLSPLTDKDYEGLRRVLRSLQAHKMAWPFLEPVDPNDAPDYYGVIKEPMDLATMEERILKRYYKKVTEFVADMTKIFDNCRYYNPSDSPFYQCAEVLESFFVQKLKGFKASRSHNNKLQSTAS, encoded by the exons AGAGGAAGATTCAGAAAGTGAGAAGGATAAGAAAATCTGGTACTACAGCACAAAGATCCAGCTGGCAGAGTTAATTGAATGCCTGGACAAGGATTACTGGGAAGCTGACCTGTGCAAAACCCTGGACGAGATGCGTGAAGAAGTGCATCGGCACATGGATGTGACAGAAGATCTTACAAACAAAGCAAGGGGCAACAACaagtctttcctttctgcagcaAATG ATGAAATTTTGGACATTATCAGagcaagaaaaggagaaatagcGGAAGATAAAAACACAGGAGATGAGGAAGCAGAAAAGCCCAAAAGTGATGTTGATAATGACCAGACAGATGCTGAGAGAGACAAGGAAGAATCTGGAGACCAGGATAAAATTGAGGAAACGCCCAATGAGCAAGacatggaaaaagagaaaacagaag GAGAGAATAGTTGCTCTGAAGGGAAGGACGCAGTGGGGTGTCAGTCAGAAACCCTTGATAGCAACAACGTGGCAGAGAAGAAGGTGGCATCAGAGCTCCCTCTGGAACTCTCAG AAGAAACTGGTCAGATGATCCCCAGCAGTAGGTTTGCTGCACCTTCACAGCCAGATGTTGAGAACAGCAGTGGCAGCgagctgggctctgggcagaATGACTCCAGTAAGACTCTTGATGCTGAAAATGCAGAGAGGGGATCCCAGGCTTCAGAGGACAtag GAGAGAAATCCAATGGTGACAGAAGTGATTCTCCAGGTGCAGGGAAGGGCACGCCAGGCTCAACACGGATGCTCACCAGATTGAGAAATCCAGATAGCAAACTGAGCCAGATGAAAAGCCAGCAGgttgctgctgcagcaaatgaaGCAAATAAGTTATATAAAGAAACCAGAGAG GTTCTGGTGGTCAACTCTCAAGGCGAAGTCTCCCGAGTGAACACCAAGAAGGATGTTATGACTAAAGGAAATATCAACAATTATTTCAaactggggcaggaggggaaatACCGTGTTTATCACAATCAATATGCAACCAATTCCTTTGCTTTGAACAAGCACCAGCACAGGGAAGACCACGACAAGAGGCGACACCTCTCACACAAATTCTGCCTGACTCCAGCTGGAGAGTTCAAGTGGAACGGATCTGTTCATGGCTCCAAAGTTCTGACCATATCCACCCTGAGGCTGACCATTATTCAGCTAGAAAACAATATCCCAGCATCCTTCCTTCACCCTAATTGGGCTTCTCACAG GTCTAACTGGATTAAGGCTGTTCAGATGTGCAGCAAACCCAGAGAATTTGCACTAGCACTGGCTATACTGGAGTGTGCAATCAAACCAGTTGTCATGCTGCCCATCTGGCGAGAATCCTTGGGGCACACGAg ATTACGCAGAATGACAGCaatagaaagagaagaaaaggagaaagtgaaaaaaaaagagagaaaacaagaagaagaagaaacaatGCAGCAAGCTACATGGGTGAAATACACATTTCCTGTCAAACACCAG gtTTGGAAGCAAAAAGGAGAGGAATATAGAGTAACAGGATATGGTGGCTGGAGCTGGATTAGTAAAACCTATGTCCACAGGTTTATGCCCAAACTGCCAGGAAATACTAATGCAAATTACAGAAAATTGCTATCAA CAAAGAGCGAAGATGAAAAGTGCAACTTGGATAAACGAAAAGGTCCAACTAAGATAAAAACAGAGAAAGACAGAGCAAAGGATTCTTGGGATCTGCAAGCAAAAGACAAAGCAGATGTCTCAGAAACCTTGGAGAAAGTACAAGTAAAAGAAGAGAAGTTGCATGAAGAAAAAGTAGAAGTTGACACAATTTCTGAAAACTTAGATCATGCAAAAGACACAG TGGAAAAAGACATCGATGGTGAAAATGATAAAGTCATTAAGGAAGAACCTATGGATGTAGATGATGTGAAAATTGAATCGTCCATAAAAGATGAGGAAAGTCATTGTAAGCGGGATATAATCAATGTCAGTGAGGGATTTCATTTAAGGACTTGCTACAAAAGGAAAGTAAAATCATCAAAATTAGATGGACTTCTGGAGAGGCGAATAAAACAATTTacactggaagaaaaacaaCGTCTAGAAAAGATTAAGCTAGAGGCTGGTGCTAAGACTGGGGGCATTCGATCTGTAAGCCCCCAGAAAAATGCAGATGAGCTACaaatgaggaaaggaaaagaaggaagccAGTTTGACAGTTCTTCCCAAGATCAAAGCTATATTTCAGACAAGACCCAAGCCAATGATGCAGAACAGGACTGTTTGCCCATCAGCAGCATCTCCTGTACCAAAACTGGGGATGAAGATGAGCCTTCTTTGCCTTTGTCAAACAGGCTCTCAAAAGGAGAAGGGCAGCTGCTGGATGAAGACTCCCCTCAATCCTCTGAAGGAGACAGCTCCATTCAGAATGATGGCAAAGAAAACAACCCTGAACCTTTGGCTGCTGATAAGTGTCAAGGACAAGAGGCTCTTGGAGAGTCTGAGAGCTCTTTAGTGGATGGCTTGAAACAAACCAGTGCAGAAGGCAGAATCAAATGGGATGTTtcagaaacaaatgaaaaacccTTGAAACAAAAGCTACCTATTAGCAGAGTATCTCAGCGAGAACTTGAAAACTTAGGGCCAGTGGTACCTGAAAGCAGCTGTAGAAGAGATGCTGTGGCCACTCTTGAAAAACCAGACTCAGAAGGGAATTCTGAACAGCAGAGCAAAGATCCAGAAAACAATTACCTGATAAAAAGCCATATGGAAACAATGTCCTCTCAAGAAAGTGAAATGGAGGAAGAAATTGCTTCTGTAAAGACTGAAAGTAAATCTGAAAAGATGGTATTTCACCAAAAATCAGCTAATAAAGATCTAGAATCATTTAAAACAGGGCTGATTTCTGAAAGAAACCGTGAAAGTCAAACTCTGGCACACATGGATGGGGAACATGTTAACGAGGATTTACTGAGCTCTAAACTAACAGAGGCGAATGGTCAAAAGAAACGTCAGGAACTGAAAGTGGAGACAGGTACCATGAACAAATATCTTGATCAGACAAATGTAAATACTGTTACTGATAAAAAGAATAATGAAGAAACTGAGACAgacttagaaaaagaaaaatcatcatTTCAAATGAATGGAAAAGACAGTGACATCAAAGCATTATCAAATGATGACTGCTTAGTGAAAAATACCTGTGAAGCTAGGGCCGGGGGTGATATCGAACCAAAagttaataatattaataaatcCATTCCAGAACATGAAATAAAACCATTGACTTTTAAGGAATCTTCAGTAAAACCATTCATGAATGGTGACATCATGGGAGGAGAGGACACCAAggataaaaataatgtggacttGAAGTCACATCTGCGGAGTTCACTTGAATCTGAGTCTGGAGAGAGTCTTCAGCCACCAGATGAAGTTCTCAAGTATGTgcagaaaactgaagaaaaccaGCTTTCTCCGGAGAGATCTGCCAGTGTTGGCTCTGCTTCCCCACCAACACAGCCTGTCTGTAAAGAAAATAACCTGAACAGAGAAACAGAATCCATGGAAACTGAAGCAGTTGAGGAGAAGAAAGTTGCTCCATCACCTGTAATCTCGTGTGAGGAATCCAGCTTGAGGAGTCACTTTGCTGACCAGAATGGTGTACAGACctataaaatggaaaatattaatggagaaagtaaaataaaaactgttatTACTGAAGTGACTACCACAACCTCAACTGTGTCCACAGAGTCCAAAATGGTGTTTAAAGTCGCAGAGACTGGAGCTGCCAGTGATGAGAAAACCACAGTTGTTTCATCTACAGAAAACTGCGCCACCACCActgtcaccaccaccaccactgtgACCAAGCTCACCACTCCATCCGCAGACAGTAACTCTGATTTCATCTCTGTCCAAGAGCACAGTAAAACAGTGGTTACAACAACAGTCACCGATTCACTGACCACCCCAGAAGGCACCTTGGTGACTTCCATGACTGTCAGCAAAGAATATTCCACAAAAGACAAAGTGAAGTTAATGAAATTTGCAAGACCCAAAAAAACTCGTTCTGGAACTGCCTTACCATCTTATAGGAAATTTGTTAccaaaagcagtaaaaaaagcATATTTGTTTTACCCAATGATGACTTAAAAAAGCTGGCCAGGAGAGGAGGTATCAGAGAGGTTCCTTATTTCAATTACAATGCAAAGCCTGCCTTGGATATCTGGCCATATCCATCGCCAAGACCAACTTTTGGGATTACTTGGAG GTATCGACTCCAAACAGTCAAATCATTGGCTGGAGTGAGCCTGATGTTGAGATTATTGTGGGCATGTCTCAAGTGGGATGATATGGCAGCAAAAGCTCCACCTGGGGGAGGAACCACAAGGACAG AAACAACTGAAACTGAAATTACAACAACAGAAATAATCAAGCGGAGAGATGTTGGTCCGTATGGGATCCGGTCAGAGTACTGTATAAGAAAAATCATTTGTCCCATTGGTGTTCCAGAGGCTCCAAaag AAACTCCAACACCCCAGAGGAAGGGACTTCGATCAAGTGCCCTCAGGCCAAAAAGGCCAGAAACACCCAAGCAAACAGGCCCTGTTATAATGGAAACTTGGGTAGCAGAGGAGGAATTGGAACTGTGGGAGATCAGGGCATTTGCTGAAAG ggtggagaaggaaaaggcacAGGCAGTTGAACAACAGGCTAAGGTTAGTGAACAGAAGAAGGCAGAGGAATTCAAGGCCCAATTGGAGGCTCAGCTAAAACACCAACGTTTGGCTGCCCAGCAG AAACGGCTGGAACAGCAGAAGCAGATCCCTGCAGGAGGTGTGGTCCCTGCAgccaccacagccagcagccctGCAACCACAGTCTCCACACCACAGAAAGTCATGGTGGGCTCTCTGACAGGCCCTGTCCCCACAGGAACCAAAGTAGTACTCACCACTAAAGTGGGTTCTCCAGCTACAGTAACATTCCAACAGAACAAGAATTTCCATCAAACTTTTGCTACTTGGGTTAAACAAGGCCAATCTTCAACAG CCACTAGCACAGCTGCCACCTCAGCCACAACCATTGCCAGCACAGGGCAGACCTTCCAGCTCTCAGGCAGCCCAGTAACGATGGCAGGGAAAGTGATAACTAAGCTGCCACTCCCTGCAAACAGCAAGATTGTTGCCGTCAATGTGCCATCAACTCAAGGAG gTGTGGTTCAAGTTCAGCAAAAGGTATTGGGTATCATTCCATCAACTACAGGTGCAAGTCAAACCTTTACTTCATTCCAGCCAAGGACAGCAACTGTAACCATTAGGCCAAACACCACAGGGACATTAGGAACAACAAGCACTTCACAA GTAGTGCAGGGTACACCGCTGCGCCCCGGGATGACAGTGATCCGGACACCACTGCAGCAGTCAACCCTTGGCAAGACCATCATTCGAACACCTGTAGTGGTGCAACAAGGTATTCTGCCAGCCA GTCAGACACAGCAAGTGGTGACTCAAATAATCAGGGGTCAGCCTGTCTCAACAGCAGTTTCTAGTACCAGCACAGCTTCTTCCAGCACTGGGCAGAAAACCATCACAAGCTCTGGAACAGCCCCTCAACAAGTTCAGCCACAGACCCCAGCACCGCCCCCTCgccctcagcagggccaggtgAAGCTGACAATGGCccagctcacacagctcacacaagGACAG gGTGGCAGTCAAGGCTTAACTGTGGTAATTCAGGGACAAGGTCAAACTACTGGTCAGTTACAGTTAATCCCTCAGGGTGTGACTGTAATACCTGGTCCAGGACAACAGCTTATGCAAGCAGCTATGCCAAATGGTACAATTCAGAGATTTCTGTTCACCCCGCTACCAGCAGCTGCTACTACAGCTAGCACAACTACAACCACGGTTTCTACTTCAACCTCGG CTGCAGGGGAACCGAAGCCGGCTCTGCAGGCGCCACCAGCACCGGCTGTGCCCACGGGGCaagggcagccccagggccagcccagcctggcccctgCGCAGCCCGCGGGGACTCAGCCCCAGGGTGCTCAGCCCGAGGCCCCGAGCCAGCCCGAAGTCCCCGGTGACTCTGCGGCGCCCGCCGAAGCTCAGCCGTCCAAATCTCCGGCTCAGTCTCCAGCCCAGGCTCGGGGACTCTCTCCAGCGCCAGGCCTGATGCAGCCACCGCCTGCGGGCCTGCCCCCAGGCCAGTCCCCGGCCCAGGCTCAGCATCCAGCTCAG GTGGTTGTGAAGCAGAATGCTGTCATAGAAAATTTGAAACAGAAGAAGACATTGACTCCAGCTGAGAGGGAAGAAAATCAGAG AATGATTGTGTGCAACCAAGTGATGAAATATATTCTGGATAAGATagacaaagaagaaaagcaggcaGCTAAGAAACGGAAGCGAGAAGAGAGCGTGGAGCAGAAGCGGAGCAAACAGAACGCAACCAAGCTCTCGGCTCTACTTTTCAAGCATAAAGAACAGCTGAAagctgaaatactgaaaaaaagagCACTTCTGGACAAAGATCTACAGATTGAAGTGCAG GAGGAGCTAAAGAAAGACTTGACtaaaattaagaaagaaaaagaaagagcccaggcagcagctgctgcagctgcagccatgGCCGCTGCTGCcccaccaccagtgccaccagcaccaccacagcCACCGGCAGCCAGcgtcacctcctcctcctccaccactgTCCCCATGCCAGTCTCCTCCCAGAAGAGGAAacgagaggaggagaaggattcCTCGGCATCCAAgtccaagaaaaagaaaatgatttCTACTACctcaaaggaaacaaagaaggACACAAAGCTTTACTGCATCTGTAAAACGCCTTACGATGAGTCCAA GTTCTATATTGGCTGTGATCTTTGTACTAACTGGTATCATGGAGAATGTGTTGGAATCACAGAAAAGGAGGCTAAGAAAATGGATGTGTACATCTGTAATGAGTGTAAACGGGCACAAGAGGGCAGCAGTGAGGAGTTGTACTGTATCTGCAGAACACCTTATGATGAGTCGCA ATTTTACATTGGCTGTGACCGATGTCAGAACTGGTACCATGGGCGCTGCGTGGGCATCCTGCAGAGCGAGGCAGATCTCATTGATGAGTACGTGTGTCCACAGTGCCAGTCCACAGAGGATGCCATGACTGTGCTCAGTCCACTCACAGATAAAGACTATGAAGGATTGAGGAGGGTCCTGCGCTCCTTGCAG GCTCACAAAATGGCGTGGCCGTTCTTAGAACCAGTAGATCCCAACGATGCACCAGATTATTATGGTGTCATCAAAGAACCAATGG ACCTTGCAACCATGGAAGAAAGAATCCTGAAACGCTACTACAAAAAGGTCACGGAGTTTGTGGCAGACATGACCAAAATTTTTGATAACTGC